From Bactrocera oleae isolate idBacOlea1 chromosome 4, idBacOlea1, whole genome shotgun sequence:
tataaaaaaaatatataaaaaaaatatataaaaaaatatataaaaaaaatataaaaaaatattataaaaaaatatataaaaaaaatattataaaaaaatatataaaacaaaatattattataaaaaaaatattaacattataaaaaaatattaacattataaaaaaaatattaacattataaaaaaaatattaatattataaaaaaatattaatattataaaaaaaacattaatattataaaaaaaaagttaaaagaaaatattaatactataaaaaaaatattaatattataaaaaaaaatattaatataaaaaaaaatattaatattataaaaaaaaaatattaaaattataaaaaaaaataattaaaattatagaaaaaaaatttaatatcacataaaaaattattaaaataacaaaaaaaacaaagttataaaaaaaagattattaaaattataaaaaaaactgttaatattataaaaaaaaaataataaaaaaataaaaataatataaaaataaaaattatataaacataatgtaaaattaaagatattaaaaaaaatgcaataaaaaaaatatataataatgcaAACAATAAATAGCAACAGCATAAATAGCACATGAATTGATTCCTTTCTTTTACAACCATTTAAATCAACATAGGAAAAcatagttgtttttgtaaaattattaatttatttgtgtagtatccgctttatataacattttagaaaatattgacttttttgtttttcactaaAACGTGcgcaattattattatagttaTACCTACACAGCTCGATTGTTATAAAACTCatcgaaaatttcttttaaagtgttcatacatatgtttttgttaACTGTAAATCAGGAAACATAAAACAAAGAATGGAACATATTACTAATTATGGTTTTGCTGGTCACTTATATGACAAACTACGCAAAAACATCCTCACGATCTGCGCCCGAACCGTCGCCGGCATCTTCCAAATTGGAGAATAATAAAAAGTGTGAAGGTCGATGTATTTCGTGATAGAATTCCTTAGGATTCGATAATTGCAGCTCATACTTCATGTTCGCATCGTGTCGTACGCCCATAAAGTTATAATTCCAACTGCCCTGCGCGGGCACCATGAAAAAGCCGAGGAATTTGTTCGATAGTAACATTTGAACGCGTTCGTAATGTGACGGTAAGTAACCCTTGGGATTGTTACCCTTATCCGTATTTTTAGAGCCCCATTCAAAACCGGATGGCGTCAGTTTGTAAGCAGTAAGTGAACATGATCCTGGCGTGAATGAACAAGTAATCACAATAGTCTTTTCACCGTCCCACGTTGCattttcttgcataatcttcgCATGTGTGGTGATATCTTGTGGTGATAATTGTGGCAACTCATTCGGTTGTGTATGTATCCAACCGAGTGGTTCCATGTCTTTGAGGTACTGATGCGTAGGCAAAGTGTTGGGCAAGTTCAACGTCTGATGTGTGCCCCATTGTGGTGGCATAACAATGCAACGGATTTCTTTGACCTAAACGATGCAATGCAAtgcattaacaaaaatttaaacatttattatacattttgaaattcttcaacatagcaataataatttataaaaaattacctGAGGATTGTCCGGCGGACTTACGCCATACAAGTAACCAGCGATTTGGGCGCGCAAATCGGAAATTGTGACGAactttttcagtatattcttCGGTAAAATATACGTATAACCAGTTTCTTTTATATCGTCCGAACTGACATAAATGTGATTCGTACGCAAATGCAGATTTGTAGCTGATATAGCACGTACACGCCACTCGGTTTTCGAACTAAACGTTTGCGTTTCATAATTCGATGTGGTAGAGGTAATAATTTCATCGCCATGTTTGTTCGTTGTACGTGTTGTTGTGGCTGTCAGTTGATTCTgttcttttgtttgcttttcaaTTTCAGCTATTTGTTGACGCTGCGCAGAGGGTGCACTAATTTCCATACCCAAAATAATATCACGAATTTCCGATTGTGTTAGCGAGGCCACATTTACATTGTTCTTTTTGCCGTAATCGGCCAAAATCAGATCCTTAAGCTGCACTTCCACCTTTATCCATTCTTCATCGGTGAGTGTTGGCCAGATATGATGCGCCTCCGTTATAGTGGTCTTATCCGGTTTCAGTATGATCTTCGTACGTTCGGTGTTCACATGTAACGCACGTAAGATTAAAATCAGACGACTGAATGCTGTATACGAAGAGATGGTCTTCAACCAATCATCATAGAGATTGAATAACACCATTTGCGGTTCGGTGGCTTTCAGAATAAGATCACCGAATTTTTCTACTTTAAGGCAGGCCTATTTTAAAAGAgatattataaagaaatttaatatgtttagaaaaattggtattttatatttattatgttccAAAAATATAACTGTTGTTTGACTCACCTGGAATGGTAATTGCAGTTCGGAGCCTTTAATCACAATATTCGGGAAATCCAGCAAATGCACCTCCAACGGATCCAACATACCCTTACGTGTAACGATGATTTGTTTAGGTTGCTCTTCCACCGGTAGAGAACGAATTAAAGCCGCTACTTCTTCGGCGGTCTTCCATTTCGCCAACTGACCCAAACGTTTTTGACCCGCCCACACAGATGTATGAATGATTTTCAAGAATAATTGGCCAGTACGTGGATTGAAAATGAAGATTGCACCGTTAATTGGTTTCGTTGTTAGATTGCCTTCGAATGTTTTGTGTATGGTTACACGATATACATTCGTGTCGTCAACAAACCAAATGATCTGATTCGAAAACAATTCACCATAATTCTGTGAGCTCAGATATGGTTCAGTTGGCTCGGATGAGTAAAGTTGTAGAGCTTTACGTATACGTTCACGTAATACATACAATGCCGGATTGGCCTTCATAATTTTCGCCATAGCCTGCTGTATGAGTGTCTTACAACCTGGGAACCAGTTACCGTAGGCAGAGTGTAAGTTGTATGCCAAATCAATAGCGATTAGCACACCGGTTGGCGAAGGATATATGGACATGTTGTCGGTGGTGTagtcaagaaatttggcacgtgCATAACGTTCCACATCGTGTGAATCGTAATCACCCCAACGTAACTGTATGTCCAACCAATacttttgtgttgttgtattgtCCATTGTATCTTTTGTGTCCGCCAGTAGAGAAGGTCGCGAAACATTCCATTTGTAAGCGGGGAATAGCAAAATGTCAGCACAAGACGAATTCATCTTATATGATTTACGCGGATGTATAGTCTCCTTTTGTACAGTCTCAATTTCGAGTGCATCCAATTCCTGATCGAACACTTGACACAAATCCATAACAATGGACTCGTGTATCTTCTGCCACAAGTGAGCACGGAATATCTGAATCAAGGAGATTTTCAATGTTGGAATTTTGCCATGCATAAAAATGCCCGTTAAATCAAGTTGCACTTGGAAACCAACGTATACATTGGCACGATTGATAGTTGGTGACCACCATAGTGTGAAACGACGATTGGGAATCTGATTCAAACCGGAACGTTGAGCATTAGTTAGTTTTTTGTACTTCATTGACTCTTCAAAACCAGATGCTTTTTCCCAGAAAAGACCCTCCCAAGTTGGGAAGTATGTACCCTTGAAGAGTGTATGCTCTAGAATACCCTCTACGCCACCCAAAGCTTGTATCATGTCTGTACGGTAATTATTCAAATTCCATAATTTACCATCATGACGTTGATGTGTCCACCAAAAGGGATTTTGTTTAAGCACTTGATATTGTTTGAATTCTGTGCGTATACGCCAGCCCTTATCGTAGGCGAGTGTGTGGCGATCTTTTTGGAAGAGCGTATTTATACGTGGTATACCGCGATCCCAGCTATCTTCCAAGTCCTCTAAAGTCAGACGACGATTCTGCGCATTCGCCTCTTGCCGTTTTAATGCATATTCGGCCCACACGCGTTGCGAATCGATAAATTCGCTCTCCCATGGTTGAATATAACGATATAAATTCGGAATCAATTGATCTTCGTCATGTGACATACCTGTTAAGTAGAAGAAAtacgtattttttataaataaattgtatgtgtaattattttataacgATGTTTACCTGAGCGGAAATGTGTAATACCGACATCGGTCTGCTTAGACCAACGCAAATCCGATTGTGGAATAAGCACGTGACCCATGCTCAACATGCCCAAGCCACCCAACTCTTTTGGTGTATAGAACACCACAGGTGGGAAACGTGAAGGCATTTTTGAGTTGAGACCAATTTTTATACGAgtctgtattttattttcacacttGACCAACAGGTCGAGCAGTTCCTGCGTGTTAACGACAGCTTCGCGGAAATAGGTCATAAGGCCAATAAGCGCAGTATTCCATTTATTAACAATCTTtagaatatcaaaaatatttaaaaaactagtTCATAGTATAAATTACATTTGTTTTTGTCACCTTTGTGAATGTTGTGGAACCAGAAGCCATTAGAATCTGTCGCACACGGTTATGGAATCGGCCCAACGACTCATCATCCACACGCAGGAAACATTGAGCTGTACGCTCTTTTGTCACCTCGTTTTGTAAATTCCAGACGCCATCGCGATGTGTGAATTCTTCAGTTTGTGTCCGACACTGAATAGCAAATAATCTATAGATATagcattataataaaaaaaatattatcgcaATTTAGTACCTTCGGCAATATACGACATTCAAAGCCGCACatattaaataacaaatttggaTTGTCTTTCGAGTAGACCGACACGAAAGTGTTCTCCCAGTTAATGGTCGTAACGGAGCGAGGTAAACGATTCTTAATATCCCAGAAAACCGCACGTCccctgaaaaaatataataatagaacCAATATTTAGAgtcttaataataaaataaaaatggcaGAGCAAGCAACTCACAAGTTGACGTCATGTTTCATCAACCGCATGCGCGCATCTCGtggccaacattttttattgttgtaaccaacaatattttcattattgggATCTGGATGTTCGGTGAGATAACGCTGAATCAAATCACGTGCTTCTTCTGCCGTAAAACGGAAGAACAAATGAATACGATCCACATAACGGCAATATAAACGTATTGGATGTGCAGTTTCGGTAACAGTATCTTGGAACGTGAGGAAGTCGTTTGGCATTTGTGGTGGTCCGGCCATCTCACTGGCGCGATGCAAACCAAGCATTAGCAAATCCAAAACCAAACCGTAGTACTGCGTTATAAAAGAGGAGAATTGAAGGCCACGTATAATGCCATAACTGTTGGTGTGATTCATGTCTTTATAGTTGATGACGACGTTATTCTTAGCTGTCATATAATCGGCAATATTGTGATCAACTATGAGCCGAAGTAAACGATTCAACAGTgtcaaatcgattttttcatatAGTTTTTCGAAACGCGATTCCAGCAGTACATTGCATTCGCCCTCGCCTACATCCCAAACGTCCTGCAGATTGTTAATGCCTTTGGATTGTGCAGTATAAAAGtcagtataaaatatatgtgttataTTTGAAAGAAAACATTAATTTGCAATTCATAAAAACGTACAATATTTATAGCTTCATTGGTTGAAAAGTAGAAACGCGAATGCGTGAGGTTTGCAACAAGGGGATTTCAAATGCAAATCACTTTGCTACaaatcacacacacaaacgtCTACATACGCACACTTATTGTAGAAAACACTGATTATAGCATTCTAATGACCGTCACACCGGCTATGGCTATTCACTCACCTTGACACCACTTATACGCCAACAGTGGTGGCGGTTCAGTGTCGCTTGGTTTTATCCATGGCGGAAAGAGCCGACGCTTATCCGCTTCATACCATAAATATTGATCTAAATAAGCATCCGTTATTTTCTCTAGTGGTTCAACATCGTAGACGGGTATCAAATGGCTATATAAATCCATAAACTCAATACCAACCTAAAAAATTGTACAAGGGAAGTTGTATAAAGAAAATACATTAATAAGGTttattatgccctgaacaggctatattaagtttgccacgaagtttataacacccagaaggaaaaatcggagaccccataaaatgtatatataaatgatcagcgtgataagTTAAGTCGATTTAGATATGTCCGTCCGTATATACAAAGACTAGaccgtcagtttttgagataacgatctaaAATTATGCACGCGtctttttcttcccaagaagctgctcatttgtcggctatcgtaccactatagcatataactataTACTTCTTTTTTTGACacgatatctttatgaaatttggcatctcccatcagacaactatagcataaaactgtcatacaaactggtcgCTCAAAATTCTGctcttgtatggcaaactttgttatttgaagagatatctttacaaatttttccttgcgTTATTGtacaaggcaacggtacaatcttcgaacaattTGTGtagttcggatcactatagcatattgccgTCATAGAAACTTACAGTTCAGAATTAAGGACTTgtatacacttttttatttgtgtagggtattatagcctcggTACAACCGGATTAATgatatttcttgttttaatcAACATACCTCTTTAAATGCACGCTGAGTTAGCAAATGACGTTTGATACGCGACAAAGCCTCATGCGGGTTATCATACGCCTGTTCAATGAGACCCAACTCTTCACGCTGGCTTTGATTTAGGCGCGATTTGACACTGTATGCTTCTTTTAGACGCTCCAAAGCCAATATTAGTAATTTAGTGTCATGCTTATATGAAAGCGGTGGGAATGGTATTGGACCGAAGCGTCGTGACTCCAACCAATGCACTGTTGTTGTGTAAATGGCTACAGCTTCTTCGGGTGAAATGTATGGACCatcttttaaataattatgttgGCGTTCTTGCTCTGCCTTCAAATATAGACGTGTTAAACGACCTAAATTTTTCTTGCAAACCGTTTTGTCAACTGTAGCGCCACGACGTATGCGCTCGCGATTGTAGTGCGCAGTGTTAGTCCACCAATCGGCCTTCATTTTGACATAACGCAATATCATGTTTTCTATAGGTATTGGCAGGCCGGGCACTTTCCATGGTATATTCGCTTTCCAACAACGCCAAGCTTCCGATAAATGCTGCAATATGGTACGcgctttgttttgtttaatacCTTCTGGCATCATATCAACGATATCGTGCATAACTGAGGCACGTAACTCCAAATCGAAGTGTGATTCGACACGTTGCTTTGTGACGGTCTTCGCGACACCCTTTGAATGACGACCCTCAAATTGACGTGACAACAAATTGCCCAACCAACGTTCTAACAGCGGAGTTATTCCCCGCATAAAGAATAACCAAACACGCCAACCTGGTGCCCAGAAACCACAGCCTGGACCTTTACCAACAGGACCCTaggatgaaaaatatatatatatatatattatatcatattgtATCATTGGAAACACACAATAATTTACCGTATTGAAGCGATAGTAGATCAGATGTTTTAAATCTTTGCACATGCGTATTTGTCtcattaatttgtatttgtagcGATACATGCCAGATAACTGGCCAACATGTGCGAATATGTACTGCAGTCCATCAGCCAATTGAAAAGCGTCGACATTATTAAGACGATATTGGACATGCGAATCAATGATCAATTTAGTCAGATGCAGGATTTCACGGCATAAATGAAAGGCTGTAATTTGAGAAGAAGGTCTGTGCtgaattataaaaacatatatgaaaTGCTAGGATACCAACCGTTGCCGAAACGTGATTTTTTACGTTCTTTTGTGGTTAGAGTTTTCACCGGTTTTAAGTTAAAGTTATAATCCAAATGCAAATAGTTTAGATTTTTACGATGAATTAATAAGTTAAGCATATTGTAACCCTGCCGGCAAACTTGCAAGCCAGCCTCTACCCAATCTAAGGTGgtggtttgaaaaaatttcgtcGCTTTAAATGAGCGAAACAGATAccttaagaaaaaaaagaaaaatactgtATACAACATTTTATAACACAACTTATCTGACTAACCTCTTTTTCTGTGGTTTTGGTTTGCGATGTTTTAGCGCATTTAATACGTAATATTTCAAAAGCTTCTGATAGCTCACACGTACTTTAACAGGATGACCTGGTGGGCAGTGTTCTTTGTACCAACTTTTAACAAGCGGAACGTCTATAGCGCGACGCGATCGGCCCGAGCGTAAGTTAAAAGGTCGCGGTGCCCATAGCAGTGCTATACCGTTAGCTGTGTTATCAGTGTAAAGTGGTGTGTCTTGTAGGAAAGGTTGTACTTCATCGGGCAATGAGAAATCTTCATCATCATCCGGCATCGGTTCCGCAATCTTGGTATTAGCATGGCGATGTGAAATCGGATTGATTAGCGGATCGAAGTAAAAGGCTGGCAAATCAGGATCTTCAGTTTTAATGTACACGACATTGGGCGTATGATacctatatggtatataaaagcACATATAAcacacaattatatatatataaatatgtatagtataaaTGATTGCAGTTTATTGGTTAATATACTTTAATGCAATAATGTTTAAATGTAACTGTATGCAACTGTCAGCAGCTGTAGGGGAGTAAACTTTCTCTTACAGCTTCAACGCAAATCGCACctctgaaaactttttgaaataaagTCGCTTGAAAGTAGTAATTTTCTTatgagttttgttttttgtaccaCCAACATAGAATAAGTGTAGAAATAATGCTTTGAATTTCTGCGTTTTCGAGTGgtatgtaattttcaaagtaCATAAAAGGAGATATTCACTTACCAGGAAAGGTGCACGAAATGAGGCATATTATTGTAAAGGTAGGGAAAAGCAATTCGATATTCTGTGCGAATTGGTTGACGTATGATAACCTTATTGATGTCATTAAATTCATTCCAGTCTTCATCGCtattgaaaatcaatataatattgaaatttatagataaaattaattttgtttataattcgAGCTTACCCAACATTGTGATCTTTTATGAGCGGTTCAAATTTCGGTCCGCCTGGTATAGCCATATTAAGCGCTTTGGCGGTAAAGAAACTTTTGGGATCGAAGAGGTAGAAAAAATTGTCATCTACTAAATCAGTAAGTAACTGATTGGCTAATCGATATAAAGTAGCCAATTGCGGCAAGGTCAAATTCCATTTACGATAAGTGGATCCATTCACGTATGGGGTTCCGACTAGAGGTCTATGCTCGTAGAACCATTTATGTACGGGTCCATCTTCTTCCGTATCTAAATCAATTTGAATGGCTTCCAACGGTTCAACATCCAAAATATTGTCTGCATAGTCTAGCGGCGGTTCTTCATCATCAAAGGGAGGGAATCGCATACGTTTAAAATGGCGCCGATCACGCTTTTCCCGACGCATCATAATCCACATGGTTCTaaacagaaaaaattgtttttcttataaatacaTCAATATACATCTATATCACTTACCCCCATTGTGCTATATAAACTGGTTCAATAACCCATGGTATTTCATTTACGAAAGTTATAGCACCTGTGATATGATACAGGACTTGTACATCGCGTATTTGCTCCCAGGGCATCGGCATGTTTTCAAGTAGTTTCAAAACTGCATGCGGCATATATTTCAATGCCCCCAAGTATACACGCTTATCATGCCGATATTTACGCGAGGTCATATCACCATGATCACGTATTATTTTGCGAATGTGCTCAGGTGGCATATCTTCTTTTTGAGCATCGACAAAaccaaattttcttttctctgCAAATCTTTTCGATTGCAATTGGTGCCATTTCTGTGCTTTTTCTTGTAGCTTCTCCTCAGTAATAATGTCGGGTTTGGGTGTTGGTATTTGGCCTAGTTGGGCTTGATTGATACCACCGACACTATTACTACCAACTATTCCACCTTGTGGCATACCAACACTGCCATTTGTCATCGGTACCGGTAAAGGAGCACCCGGAGGAGGAATTTGTTGTATTTGATTTGCCATTTGATGTGCATGCATTTGAGCTTGCTGCACTTGGGCTGCAGCAGCATATGCCTGTGCCTGCTGCTGCGCCATAATTTGTGCCGCCCAAGCATTGGGCGGTATCATATATGGTGGCAACGACATTTTCGCGAGcctttttaataaacaaatgtgTTCACAAAACtgaaagtagaaaaaattaGCAAATGTGAATATATGAAAAACTAGTCTACGGATACACAAAACAGTGTGTAAAAACGACAGCAGCCCTTGCTAGACGTCGCCGCTTGGTATGCAAATTTCATTTCAAGCAAGTTAtgtttaaatcaataaaaaacgttaTAGAAATAAACTCACCTAATTGCTCGGCACTTAAGTCTTATTTTTCACACTATTACAGAATTGAATACCTAATATTTTTCAAcagaacaataaaaaattacggAAGAAATGTGTGAAAACGTTTTCTAATCGAATCGCGGTCAAAGAGTTGCCAACGGCACATTTACAAGCCGCTGATACAGAATGTCCGAAAAGAAGAAATGTACACAGGACTATAGTGgaattgaaataatataataaataagaataGCTAAGGAATAAGAAGTATATATATTGGAAAATGGacgtaaataaaatatctttttataaattaaatgagATATTAGATTTGTGACATATGTTTTATTTGGTTTCATAGGTTTATATGAATGTtaaatatgtataggtatacttATAATCTATACTTTGTAtgagtatttaataaaaataatagttatatttgtttttgtttgtttaatgttATTAAGTTTGATatggaaattattaaaattgattgAGATTTTATCTTCCATGGTATGTTTCGAAAATTCCAAGCTactttgttttgcttatttcaCACTTAAACCAGCAAATAGCAACGTTGCTATTAATACTAGTTATTTTCCTCGTATTTTGCCAATTTACACGTAGTGTTTTTATGATATGTGGAGTGTAAAAGCTAAGAAAATctgctaaaatattattaaattgttaGTGAAATTAGTTCCTTTTACAATTAGTGTACACAAGTAAAAAAAGATGTttgcaaatttgaaaaacaaattaatagaaGAGGTGAAGGCGTCTCCGTCGAAATTCCAACAATTTGCGGTAATTGAAAACAAGATTAGAAAAGGAAAACATAAGACGATAAATAATTACTTTCAATTCCTACTGAATTAAtaccttaagtaataaatttgtgcaagatattttcaaattgaaataatttaggAGTGGTgtctgcaattttttattttttcttgagtttacatttagtttttaataacataCTTATTTGATGTATCATTGTTATTTTGACTATGATGTCTAAAAATGGAAATAGGCTGCTGTCTCGTCGTCGGCCAGTACAACCCCAAGTGGT
This genomic window contains:
- the Prp8 gene encoding pre-mRNA-processing-splicing factor 8, giving the protein MSLPPYMIPPNAWAAQIMAQQQAQAYAAAAQVQQAQMHAHQMANQIQQIPPPGAPLPVPMTNGSVGMPQGGIVGSNSVGGINQAQLGQIPTPKPDIITEEKLQEKAQKWHQLQSKRFAEKRKFGFVDAQKEDMPPEHIRKIIRDHGDMTSRKYRHDKRVYLGALKYMPHAVLKLLENMPMPWEQIRDVQVLYHITGAITFVNEIPWVIEPVYIAQWGTMWIMMRREKRDRRHFKRMRFPPFDDEEPPLDYADNILDVEPLEAIQIDLDTEEDGPVHKWFYEHRPLVGTPYVNGSTYRKWNLTLPQLATLYRLANQLLTDLVDDNFFYLFDPKSFFTAKALNMAIPGGPKFEPLIKDHNVGDEDWNEFNDINKVIIRQPIRTEYRIAFPYLYNNMPHFVHLSWYHTPNVVYIKTEDPDLPAFYFDPLINPISHRHANTKIAEPMPDDDEDFSLPDEVQPFLQDTPLYTDNTANGIALLWAPRPFNLRSGRSRRAIDVPLVKSWYKEHCPPGHPVKVRVSYQKLLKYYVLNALKHRKPKPQKKRYLFRSFKATKFFQTTTLDWVEAGLQVCRQGYNMLNLLIHRKNLNYLHLDYNFNLKPVKTLTTKERKKSRFGNAFHLCREILHLTKLIIDSHVQYRLNNVDAFQLADGLQYIFAHVGQLSGMYRYKYKLMRQIRMCKDLKHLIYYRFNTGPVGKGPGCGFWAPGWRVWLFFMRGITPLLERWLGNLLSRQFEGRHSKGVAKTVTKQRVESHFDLELRASVMHDIVDMMPEGIKQNKARTILQHLSEAWRCWKANIPWKVPGLPIPIENMILRYVKMKADWWTNTAHYNRERIRRGATVDKTVCKKNLGRLTRLYLKAEQERQHNYLKDGPYISPEEAVAIYTTTVHWLESRRFGPIPFPPLSYKHDTKLLILALERLKEAYSVKSRLNQSQREELGLIEQAYDNPHEALSRIKRHLLTQRAFKEVGIEFMDLYSHLIPVYDVEPLEKITDAYLDQYLWYEADKRRLFPPWIKPSDTEPPPLLAYKWCQGINNLQDVWDVGEGECNVLLESRFEKLYEKIDLTLLNRLLRLIVDHNIADYMTAKNNVVINYKDMNHTNSYGIIRGLQFSSFITQYYGLVLDLLMLGLHRASEMAGPPQMPNDFLTFQDTVTETAHPIRLYCRYVDRIHLFFRFTAEEARDLIQRYLTEHPDPNNENIVGYNNKKCWPRDARMRLMKHDVNLGRAVFWDIKNRLPRSVTTINWENTFVSVYSKDNPNLLFNMCGFECRILPKCRTQTEEFTHRDGVWNLQNEVTKERTAQCFLRVDDESLGRFHNRVRQILMASGSTTFTKIVNKWNTALIGLMTYFREAVVNTQELLDLLVKCENKIQTRIKIGLNSKMPSRFPPVVFYTPKELGGLGMLSMGHVLIPQSDLRWSKQTDVGITHFRSGMSHDEDQLIPNLYRYIQPWESEFIDSQRVWAEYALKRQEANAQNRRLTLEDLEDSWDRGIPRINTLFQKDRHTLAYDKGWRIRTEFKQYQVLKQNPFWWTHQRHDGKLWNLNNYRTDMIQALGGVEGILEHTLFKGTYFPTWEGLFWEKASGFEESMKYKKLTNAQRSGLNQIPNRRFTLWWSPTINRANVYVGFQVQLDLTGIFMHGKIPTLKISLIQIFRAHLWQKIHESIVMDLCQVFDQELDALEIETVQKETIHPRKSYKMNSSCADILLFPAYKWNVSRPSLLADTKDTMDNTTTQKYWLDIQLRWGDYDSHDVERYARAKFLDYTTDNMSIYPSPTGVLIAIDLAYNLHSAYGNWFPGCKTLIQQAMAKIMKANPALYVLRERIRKALQLYSSEPTEPYLSSQNYGELFSNQIIWFVDDTNVYRVTIHKTFEGNLTTKPINGAIFIFNPRTGQLFLKIIHTSVWAGQKRLGQLAKWKTAEEVAALIRSLPVEEQPKQIIVTRKGMLDPLEVHLLDFPNIVIKGSELQLPFQACLKVEKFGDLILKATEPQMVLFNLYDDWLKTISSYTAFSRLILILRALHVNTERTKIILKPDKTTITEAHHIWPTLTDEEWIKVEVQLKDLILADYGKKNNVNVASLTQSEIRDIILGMEISAPSAQRQQIAEIEKQTKEQNQLTATTTRTTNKHGDEIITSTTSNYETQTFSSKTEWRVRAISATNLHLRTNHIYVSSDDIKETGYTYILPKNILKKFVTISDLRAQIAGYLYGVSPPDNPQVKEIRCIVMPPQWGTHQTLNLPNTLPTHQYLKDMEPLGWIHTQPNELPQLSPQDITTHAKIMQENATWDGEKTIVITCSFTPGSCSLTAYKLTPSGFEWGSKNTDKGNNPKGYLPSHYERVQMLLSNKFLGFFMVPAQGSWNYNFMGVRHDANMKYELQLSNPKEFYHEIHRPSHFLLFSNLEDAGDGSGADREDVFA